A window of Candidatus Latescibacter sp. genomic DNA:
GGGGATGCCAAAGGCAGGGGGGATTTCTTCTTCCCAGCGAATAAAGATCCCCCCGCCGCTTGAGCGGCGACCCCCTTTTTAAGGGGGTAAAAAGAAAAAGAAACTCCAGCACCAGACATTATCTGATTGACTTAACACCAGCGTCATCCTGAACTTGTTTCAGGATATATACCCCCTATTCATGCAAATTAATGATAAGTGTAGATGAATGCGATATGAGAAAGGCACAATCATGGCAAACACAATCAAACGGCGCGATATTCTGAAAGGGAGCATTGCTATGTCGGCAGGCGCAGCACTTCCGGGGAATGCTTACGGCGCTCCTGATGAGAATCCGTTCCCACCGAAGAAAATCGTCATGGCAAAGCCGGACAGCTATTCGCCGCTTACCTATCTGAAAAAGGCGGCCGCGGAGACTACGCCGAAATTTGCATTCAAAGCCGGAACGGTTCAGGAAGCGGAGGCATGGCGGAAAAACCTCCGCGACGCGCTCTGGGATGCCCTAGGCGAAAGTCATGTCCCCGGGACTGTCAATCCGCAGTCACGGCTCCTCGAAACCAAAACCTTCGACGCCTACATCCAGCAGAAATGGGAGCTTGATGTTGTTCCCGGACGGTCGATGCCGCTCTATGTTCTCCGTCCAAAATCGGGCCCGAATGCGAAAAAAACCGTGCTCTGCCTGCACGGCCACGGGAACGGCGCCCGCGATATCATCGGCATGCCGGTGAACGAGGAGGCCGGGAAGCTCATCCGCACCATCAATACCGATTACGCCCTCCAGGTGGTGAAAAAGGGCTGGTGCGCGGTGGCGCCTGAGCTTTTTGCGTTCGGTGAGCGTGTGGATATGGTCGAGGATGCCCGTCCTGGTTTCGACGGCGGCTGCGAGAAGCCGTTCCTGAACGCCGTTCAGATCGGGAAAACCCTCATCGGCATCCGCGCCAAGGACATCTGCACAGTGATGGACTGGCTGGGATACCGGAAGAATGAGTTCGACACGACAAGCCTGACCTGCATCGGGCTTTCCGGCGGGGGAATGATGACCATGTACACCGCCGCGCTCGATGACCGTATTAAAAGGGCGCTCATAGCGGGATATGTCACCGAGGCTTCCAGCTCCGTTCTGGCCATCCGCCACTGCAGTTGCAACTACGTGCCGCGCCTGGGGCAGTATGCCGATTTCCCCGATGTTGCTGGATTGATCGCGCCGCGGTTTCTCATCGTACAAACCGGGAAAAAGGATGCCATCTTTCCCCTGGAGAGCGTGCAGGCCGCAGTTAAAAAAATCACCAGGGTTTACCGGGTGTACGGAAAACCGAACGAAATCAAGCTCCATGCCCATGACGGTTTTCATTCTTTCTGGACGCCTTCTTTGGATGAATTATTGGTGTAAGGGTTACTATGAACTGGTTTTACAAACTGCTTTTTTTCCTCGGCGCGGTGCTCGCTTTGCTTATCGGCTTGAGCGCTGCGAAATGGTTTTAAGGAGATATTTCCCATCCGGTACCACGATTATACCGCGCACTACGCGCTCGATGCCTTTGACATGGTCCTCCCTGAAGAT
This region includes:
- a CDS encoding alpha/beta hydrolase family protein, producing MANTIKRRDILKGSIAMSAGAALPGNAYGAPDENPFPPKKIVMAKPDSYSPLTYLKKAAAETTPKFAFKAGTVQEAEAWRKNLRDALWDALGESHVPGTVNPQSRLLETKTFDAYIQQKWELDVVPGRSMPLYVLRPKSGPNAKKTVLCLHGHGNGARDIIGMPVNEEAGKLIRTINTDYALQVVKKGWCAVAPELFAFGERVDMVEDARPGFDGGCEKPFLNAVQIGKTLIGIRAKDICTVMDWLGYRKNEFDTTSLTCIGLSGGGMMTMYTAALDDRIKRALIAGYVTEASSSVLAIRHCSCNYVPRLGQYADFPDVAGLIAPRFLIVQTGKKDAIFPLESVQAAVKKITRVYRVYGKPNEIKLHAHDGFHSFWTPSLDELLV